Proteins encoded by one window of Sphingosinicella sp. BN140058:
- a CDS encoding zinc-ribbon domain-containing protein: MAFCSACGTNLPAGARFCPECGVAVSGQAAPITEPQATPGSAAAPPARGASPVVPGATPVTGGGGGAGLILPIMIIVGLAVIGLFLWSQRSEERSRVATRDAAAEQSESASAADDAKESETVSASSDGAAQTSAASLDSAFHANPEGARARYSGSLTVTGVVATMVMPGSTPAIAIEGRTRLNLVVVNFPAGYRDRLSRLAKGDRITVTCDGVRALAGTTLLQGCALAG, from the coding sequence ATGGCGTTTTGCAGCGCGTGCGGTACCAACCTCCCGGCGGGCGCGCGTTTCTGCCCCGAATGCGGCGTCGCCGTCTCCGGCCAGGCCGCCCCGATCACCGAGCCGCAGGCGACGCCCGGTTCCGCAGCGGCACCCCCGGCGCGTGGCGCTTCGCCCGTCGTGCCTGGCGCGACGCCCGTCACCGGCGGCGGCGGCGGGGCTGGATTGATCCTGCCGATCATGATCATCGTGGGGCTCGCCGTCATCGGACTGTTCCTGTGGAGCCAGCGAAGCGAGGAGCGCTCGCGTGTTGCGACGCGAGACGCAGCGGCGGAGCAATCCGAGTCCGCGTCGGCGGCGGATGACGCGAAAGAGAGCGAAACGGTCTCCGCCTCGTCCGACGGCGCCGCCCAGACGAGCGCCGCGAGCCTCGATTCCGCCTTTCACGCCAATCCGGAAGGCGCCCGCGCCCGCTATTCGGGTTCGCTCACCGTCACCGGCGTCGTCGCCACGATGGTGATGCCCGGATCGACGCCGGCAATCGCCATCGAGGGACGTACGCGCCTCAATCTCGTGGTGGTGAATTTCCCGGCCGGATATCGTGACCGCCTTAGCCGCCTTGCCAAGGGCGACCGCATCACCGTGACGTGCGACGGCGTCAGGGCGCTTGCCGGCACGACCCTGCTCCAGGGCTGTGCCCTCGCCGGCTGA
- a CDS encoding SDR family NAD(P)-dependent oxidoreductase — translation MTDLVGRRALVTGASRGIGAGIALALADKGADVAITFERSADRAAEVVRAIEAKGRRAIAIQADSADAAAVTRSVDEAVQALGGLDILVNNAGIARYGALPETSLADIDALLDVNVRSVVLASAAAIPHLKAGGRIISIGSCLGERVPLAGSTIYSMTKSALLALTRGLARDLGPSDITANLVQPGPIDTDMNPADGEHAEQIRSHTALGRYGAPEDIGAAVAFLASPAARFITGSVLTVDGGFNA, via the coding sequence ATGACGGACTTGGTTGGACGACGGGCGCTTGTGACCGGCGCCTCACGAGGCATCGGTGCCGGTATCGCGCTGGCGCTTGCGGACAAGGGCGCGGACGTGGCGATCACGTTCGAACGCTCCGCCGACCGTGCGGCGGAGGTCGTGCGGGCGATCGAGGCGAAAGGCCGGCGCGCGATCGCCATCCAGGCCGACAGCGCCGATGCGGCGGCCGTCACCCGTTCCGTCGACGAGGCCGTGCAGGCGCTCGGTGGTCTCGACATCCTCGTCAACAATGCCGGTATCGCTCGCTATGGCGCGCTTCCCGAGACCAGCCTCGCCGATATCGACGCCCTGCTCGACGTCAACGTTCGCTCGGTCGTGCTCGCCTCGGCGGCGGCGATCCCGCATCTGAAGGCGGGCGGGCGGATCATTTCCATCGGTTCCTGTCTCGGCGAGCGCGTACCGCTGGCCGGCTCGACCATCTATTCGATGACCAAGTCGGCCCTGCTCGCGCTGACCCGTGGTCTCGCCCGCGATCTCGGGCCGAGCGACATCACCGCCAATCTGGTTCAGCCGGGGCCGATCGACACCGACATGAACCCGGCCGATGGCGAGCATGCCGAGCAGATCCGGTCACACACCGCGCTCGGCCGCTACGGCGCGCCCGAGGACATCGGCGCTGCCGTCGCCTTTCTCGCCAGCCCCGCCGCCCGCTTCATCACAGGGTCGGTGCTGACCGTCGACGGAGGGTTCAACGCCTGA
- a CDS encoding TetR/AcrR family transcriptional regulator, which produces MQKSGDSIETGKKGRGRPRAFDRAAALAQATRLFWQKGYAATSISDLTEAMGIGSPSLYAAFGSKEALYAEALRHYAESYDGLVWARFRNAETARAAVRAFLFDSAAALTGSVADNPLGCMVTLSAVGSEGYQHLGETVREARSVTLERLESRLARAVEEGELAPSADLRALARFVQAVQSGMSILARDGADRAELEAVADTAMRGWDASTGG; this is translated from the coding sequence ATGCAGAAATCCGGAGACTCGATCGAGACGGGAAAGAAAGGCCGCGGGCGCCCGCGCGCCTTCGACCGGGCCGCCGCGCTTGCACAGGCGACTCGCTTGTTCTGGCAGAAAGGCTATGCGGCCACGTCGATTTCCGATCTCACCGAAGCGATGGGGATCGGTTCCCCCAGCCTCTACGCCGCCTTCGGCTCCAAGGAGGCGCTCTATGCCGAGGCACTGCGCCATTATGCGGAAAGCTATGACGGCCTTGTGTGGGCGCGTTTTCGCAACGCCGAGACCGCCCGGGCAGCCGTTCGTGCATTCCTGTTCGACTCGGCGGCAGCGCTGACCGGCTCGGTTGCCGACAATCCCCTTGGATGCATGGTCACTCTGTCCGCGGTCGGCAGCGAGGGATATCAGCATCTCGGCGAAACAGTCCGGGAAGCACGTTCGGTCACGCTCGAACGTCTCGAATCGCGGCTCGCCCGGGCAGTCGAGGAAGGGGAACTAGCCCCTTCCGCCGACCTTCGCGCGCTTGCCCGCTTCGTTCAGGCGGTACAGAGTGGAATGTCGATCCTCGCCCGCGACGGTGCGGATCGAGCCGAACTGGAAGCGGTCGCCGACACCGCGATGCGCGGCTGGGACGCGTCGACCGGCGGCTGA
- a CDS encoding O-methyltransferase → MMTTLTTAPVAPLLEQLFAQARGESPLSEPTLAAVPEEERRRMMRSKTDYRALYARLKDYALPVSQEMGQLLYMLARAVRAEHVVEFGTSFGLSTIHLASALRDGGGGRLITSEFEPDKVAVARDNLTAAGLLDLVELREGDALETLATDLPERIDLVLLDGAKALYDDVLDLLERRLRPGAVIVADNADYAPDYLARVRAPASGYLSMPLGDDVELSVRVG, encoded by the coding sequence ATGATGACCACGTTGACGACCGCGCCGGTGGCGCCGCTGCTCGAGCAGCTGTTCGCCCAGGCGCGAGGCGAATCGCCGCTCAGCGAGCCGACTTTGGCTGCCGTACCCGAGGAGGAGCGGCGGCGGATGATGCGCAGCAAGACCGATTACCGGGCACTTTACGCGCGGCTGAAGGACTATGCACTGCCGGTTTCTCAAGAGATGGGCCAATTGCTCTACATGCTGGCGCGGGCGGTGCGGGCGGAGCATGTCGTCGAATTCGGGACGTCGTTCGGGCTTTCGACAATCCACCTCGCCTCGGCGCTGCGGGACGGCGGCGGCGGACGTCTGATCACGAGCGAGTTCGAGCCGGACAAAGTTGCGGTCGCCCGCGACAATCTGACGGCTGCCGGTCTCCTCGACCTCGTCGAATTGCGCGAAGGCGACGCGCTCGAGACCCTTGCGACCGACTTGCCGGAGCGGATCGATCTTGTCCTCCTCGACGGTGCCAAGGCGCTGTACGATGATGTGCTTGATCTGCTCGAGCGCCGCTTGCGTCCGGGCGCGGTGATCGTCGCGGACAATGCCGATTACGCGCCCGATTACCTCGCCAGAGTGCGCGCGCCGGCAAGCGGCTACCTGTCGATGCCCCTCGGCGACGACGTCGAGTTGTCGGTGCGAGTAGGCTGA
- a CDS encoding TetR family transcriptional regulator yields MATPRTPQVSSRKAPKQARSNALVAAVLDAAVQVLTSEGAGRFTMARVAERAGVSVGSLYQYFPNKASILFRLQSDEWHRTADLLRSILEDGASPPTARLRTLVHAFIRSECEEAPVRLALADAAPLYRDAPEALSARSESASIFRSFIDEALPGTTEGLRRQAGDLIKMTLSRVGSSFSELPRTDPEIDDFASALADMLCAYVERLAAP; encoded by the coding sequence GTGGCGACGCCCCGAACTCCCCAAGTCTCCTCGCGCAAAGCGCCCAAGCAGGCACGGTCCAACGCGCTGGTCGCAGCCGTGCTCGACGCCGCTGTTCAGGTTTTGACGTCCGAGGGCGCCGGCCGATTCACGATGGCGCGGGTGGCAGAGCGAGCCGGCGTCAGCGTCGGGTCGCTTTACCAATATTTTCCGAACAAGGCCTCGATCCTGTTCCGCCTGCAGAGCGACGAGTGGCACCGCACCGCCGATCTGCTTCGGTCGATTCTGGAAGACGGCGCTTCGCCTCCGACCGCGCGCCTTCGAACCCTCGTCCACGCCTTCATCCGGTCGGAGTGCGAAGAAGCGCCGGTGCGGCTGGCGCTTGCCGATGCGGCGCCGCTTTATCGCGACGCCCCGGAAGCGCTGTCCGCGCGCTCCGAAAGCGCCTCGATCTTCCGCTCTTTCATCGATGAGGCGCTGCCGGGCACCACCGAGGGCCTGCGGCGGCAAGCCGGAGACCTGATCAAAATGACGCTCAGCCGCGTCGGCAGCAGCTTTTCGGAGCTGCCCCGAACCGACCCAGAGATCGACGACTTCGCGAGCGCCCTCGCCGACATGCTCTGCGCTTATGTCGAACGCCTGGCCGCCCCCTGA
- a CDS encoding VOC family protein has protein sequence MASVAGATSAQPADQSIPAAGHVTGVGGIFVRSKDPKALTAWYRDVLGIRIEPFGRAMLRYDAPGHPDVLVWGGFKQDTTYMAPSTREFMINFAVDDLDAFLARLRSKGVAILQRDDSDPSGRFAWILDPDGTKIELWQPKPDGVEQDGPE, from the coding sequence GTGGCAAGTGTGGCCGGCGCGACGTCGGCGCAGCCGGCGGATCAATCGATCCCAGCCGCTGGCCATGTCACGGGAGTGGGCGGCATCTTCGTCAGGAGCAAGGATCCAAAGGCGCTGACCGCATGGTATCGCGACGTGCTCGGCATTCGCATCGAGCCGTTCGGTCGCGCGATGTTGCGCTACGATGCGCCCGGCCATCCGGATGTGCTCGTGTGGGGTGGCTTCAAGCAGGACACGACCTACATGGCGCCGTCGACCCGGGAGTTCATGATCAACTTCGCCGTCGACGATCTCGACGCTTTCCTGGCGCGCCTGAGGAGCAAGGGCGTCGCCATCCTGCAGCGTGACGACAGCGATCCCAGCGGCCGCTTCGCCTGGATTCTCGATCCGGACGGCACCAAGATCGAGCTCTGGCAACCCAAGCCGGACGGCGTGGAACAGGACGGTCCCGAATAG
- a CDS encoding LysR family transcriptional regulator, giving the protein MPGILMERSGEMEVFTRVVIDGGFSAAARRLDLTPSAVSKLIARLERRLGTRLLIRTTRALTLTEEGRAFFEAAQRIVGEIAAAEAAASGGVVAGTLAINASLPFGRLIVAPAVPSFLRAHPGVSVSLSFTDDVVDLMAERADIAIRTGALPDSALVARKLGQSPLVVVAAPAYLKRNGSPAVPADLACHDCLGFNFRKARGGWPMKVGGEIVQVPVGGSVRVNNGETLRQMALEGVGIARLGRFHVAEDLARGDLVLLLAGFDPGDVEPVHAIHVGGGPTPPRVTAFIDHLAAAVRTSALFR; this is encoded by the coding sequence ATGCCGGGGATACTGATGGAGCGATCGGGCGAGATGGAGGTGTTCACCCGGGTTGTGATCGACGGCGGTTTCTCTGCCGCGGCGCGCCGGCTCGACCTGACCCCATCCGCCGTCTCCAAGCTGATCGCCCGCCTTGAGCGACGGCTCGGAACCCGCTTGCTGATCCGCACCACGCGGGCGCTCACCCTCACCGAGGAAGGACGCGCCTTCTTCGAGGCCGCGCAGCGGATCGTCGGCGAGATCGCAGCGGCGGAGGCGGCGGCAAGCGGGGGCGTGGTCGCCGGGACGCTGGCGATCAATGCCTCGCTGCCGTTCGGCCGGCTGATCGTTGCACCGGCCGTACCCTCCTTCCTGCGTGCGCATCCGGGGGTATCGGTCAGCCTCAGCTTCACCGACGACGTCGTCGATCTGATGGCGGAGCGTGCCGATATCGCCATTCGAACGGGCGCCCTTCCGGACAGCGCGCTGGTCGCGCGCAAGCTCGGGCAGAGCCCACTCGTGGTGGTCGCGGCTCCTGCCTACCTGAAGCGCAACGGCAGCCCGGCGGTCCCGGCCGATCTGGCGTGCCATGATTGTCTCGGCTTCAACTTCAGGAAGGCGCGGGGCGGCTGGCCGATGAAGGTCGGCGGCGAGATCGTCCAGGTGCCCGTGGGCGGATCGGTTCGTGTCAACAATGGCGAGACCTTGCGCCAGATGGCGCTCGAGGGTGTCGGTATTGCCCGGCTTGGCCGCTTCCACGTCGCCGAAGATCTTGCGCGCGGCGATCTCGTGCTGCTGCTGGCAGGTTTCGATCCCGGTGACGTCGAGCCGGTCCACGCCATCCACGTCGGTGGCGGCCCGACGCCGCCGCGGGTAACGGCCTTCATCGATCACCTCGCCGCGGCGGTCAGGACATCTGCGCTCTTCCGCTGA
- a CDS encoding SDR family NAD(P)-dependent oxidoreductase, which produces MDLKLTDKIALVSGSTAGIGLEIARTLAQEGARVILTGRNQTRIDAAVAEIGGRATGILADVTTPGGTAEVIAAHPDVDILVNNLGIYESKPFADISDADWMTYFEVNVLSGVRLSRHYFPRMLAKKAGRVIFVSSETGLAVDPAMIHYAMTKTAQLSIARGLAGLTRGTQVTVNSVMPGPTRSEGIVDFLKSVSSNPEATGEEAEAEFFAGPRSGSLLQRMIDPEEIASLVAYLASPLSAATNGAAIRVEGGLINALA; this is translated from the coding sequence ATGGACTTGAAGCTTACCGACAAGATTGCGCTGGTATCCGGTTCGACCGCCGGCATCGGCCTCGAGATAGCCCGCACCCTGGCCCAGGAGGGCGCGCGGGTGATCCTGACCGGTCGCAATCAGACGCGGATCGATGCCGCGGTCGCGGAGATCGGCGGCCGTGCCACAGGCATCCTTGCCGACGTGACCACCCCCGGCGGCACCGCGGAGGTGATCGCTGCCCATCCCGACGTGGATATCCTGGTCAACAATCTCGGCATCTACGAAAGCAAGCCGTTCGCGGACATCTCCGACGCGGATTGGATGACCTATTTCGAGGTGAACGTGCTGAGCGGGGTGCGGCTCAGCCGCCATTATTTCCCCCGCATGCTGGCGAAGAAAGCAGGCCGGGTGATCTTCGTGTCGAGCGAGACCGGCCTCGCGGTCGACCCGGCGATGATCCATTATGCGATGACCAAGACCGCTCAATTGTCGATCGCCCGCGGGCTCGCCGGCTTGACCCGCGGCACCCAGGTCACCGTCAATTCGGTGATGCCGGGGCCCACCCGCTCCGAAGGCATCGTCGACTTCCTGAAGAGCGTGTCGAGCAATCCGGAGGCGACGGGGGAGGAGGCCGAAGCGGAATTCTTCGCCGGCCCGCGTTCCGGATCGTTGCTGCAGCGGATGATCGACCCGGAGGAGATAGCCAGCCTCGTCGCCTACCTCGCCAGCCCGCTCTCCGCGGCGACCAACGGCGCAGCGATCCGGGTCGAAGGCGGGCTGATCAACGCGCTCGCTTGA
- a CDS encoding methyl-accepting chemotaxis protein, whose translation MSAFNQMSVATKIMSALGLFTALTGGVAAYGLYNVSAMSGLAQDLANDEAESLRIAGAASEHMSRIQQLWLESAVTVDEAATRALKQETDAETKALDESLAALKPFFEDEPADLARLEKTTSAFAEYKETVAPAFAMSLRNDVAGVSAILTKQATPKYDIVDQNLDAIVDSQDKEMEAAAADAKARASTASWMMIGATLLGLLVIGGIALQIVRRQVTGPIALITEVMRRLAGGETRLEIPAADRADEIGAMAKAVLVFRDAAVAQEEAAEQKELADAAQQTVVRDLGSALAKLSAGDLTVALRNFPGDYRKLEEDFNAAIGELRDAMGKIAQATGNIHGGSGEISQASDDLSHRTEQQAASLEETAAAMTQITTTVHNSATGANEANKLVRATQADAQESSKVVGDAVAAMAEIEKSSQEITKIIEVIDKIAFQTNLLALNASVEAAHAGEAGRAFAVVANEVRALAQRSADAAQEIGTLISNSSRQVEGGVALVGEAGKALGRIIGSVDEVSGLVSQIAMAADQQSSALAQVNTAITEMDKVTQQNAAMVEESTAAAKTLADEADGLSRLVGRFDTGTAKPSAAPAPRRAATSRPAARPATRGNNALALQSNLAAAVDDWNEF comes from the coding sequence GTGTCCGCTTTCAATCAGATGAGCGTCGCGACCAAGATCATGTCGGCGCTCGGCCTGTTTACTGCGCTGACCGGCGGTGTCGCCGCCTACGGCCTGTACAACGTTTCGGCCATGTCGGGGCTCGCCCAGGATCTGGCCAACGACGAAGCCGAAAGCCTGCGCATTGCCGGCGCGGCGAGCGAGCATATGAGCCGGATCCAGCAATTGTGGCTGGAAAGCGCCGTCACCGTGGACGAGGCGGCAACCCGCGCGCTCAAGCAGGAGACGGACGCCGAAACCAAGGCCCTCGACGAGAGCCTCGCCGCGCTGAAGCCTTTCTTTGAGGACGAGCCGGCCGATCTTGCACGCCTGGAAAAGACCACCAGCGCTTTTGCCGAATATAAGGAGACCGTTGCACCGGCCTTCGCCATGTCGCTGCGCAACGACGTTGCCGGCGTGTCGGCGATCCTGACCAAGCAGGCGACTCCCAAATACGATATCGTCGACCAGAATCTGGATGCGATCGTCGACAGCCAGGACAAGGAAATGGAAGCCGCCGCCGCCGACGCAAAGGCGCGCGCCTCGACCGCATCCTGGATGATGATCGGGGCGACCCTGCTTGGCCTGCTCGTCATCGGCGGGATCGCACTGCAGATCGTCCGCCGCCAGGTCACTGGGCCGATCGCATTGATCACCGAAGTGATGCGCAGGCTGGCCGGTGGCGAGACCCGCCTCGAGATTCCGGCCGCCGACCGTGCCGACGAGATCGGCGCGATGGCCAAGGCGGTCCTCGTGTTTCGCGACGCCGCAGTCGCTCAGGAAGAAGCGGCCGAGCAGAAGGAGCTCGCCGACGCCGCGCAACAGACCGTGGTGCGGGATCTCGGCAGCGCCCTCGCCAAGCTGTCCGCTGGGGATCTCACCGTGGCGTTGCGGAACTTCCCCGGCGATTATCGCAAGCTGGAAGAGGATTTCAACGCCGCGATCGGCGAATTGCGCGACGCAATGGGGAAGATCGCGCAGGCCACCGGCAACATTCATGGCGGCTCGGGCGAGATCAGCCAGGCCTCCGACGATCTGTCGCACCGCACCGAGCAGCAGGCTGCTTCGCTCGAGGAAACCGCGGCTGCGATGACGCAGATCACGACGACGGTCCACAACAGCGCGACGGGTGCGAACGAGGCCAACAAGCTGGTCCGCGCCACTCAGGCGGATGCGCAGGAGAGCAGCAAGGTGGTCGGCGATGCCGTCGCCGCGATGGCCGAGATCGAGAAGAGCTCGCAGGAGATCACCAAGATCATCGAAGTGATCGACAAGATCGCATTCCAGACCAATCTCCTTGCGCTCAATGCGTCCGTCGAAGCCGCGCATGCCGGTGAAGCGGGTCGTGCCTTCGCGGTGGTCGCCAATGAGGTGCGCGCGCTTGCCCAGCGTTCGGCAGACGCGGCGCAGGAGATCGGCACCTTGATCTCCAACAGCTCGCGTCAGGTCGAAGGCGGCGTGGCGCTGGTCGGCGAAGCCGGCAAGGCGCTCGGCCGGATCATCGGCTCGGTCGACGAAGTCTCGGGCCTCGTCAGCCAGATCGCAATGGCCGCGGATCAGCAAAGCTCCGCGTTGGCCCAGGTCAACACCGCGATCACCGAGATGGACAAGGTCACCCAGCAGAACGCCGCGATGGTCGAGGAGAGCACCGCAGCCGCGAAGACCCTGGCCGACGAAGCCGACGGGCTCAGCCGACTGGTCGGTCGCTTCGACACCGGCACGGCGAAGCCGTCCGCCGCCCCTGCCCCGCGGCGTGCGGCAACGTCCCGGCCCGCTGCCCGGCCGGCAACGCGCGGCAACAACGCGCTCGCGCTGCAGAGCAACCTCGCCGCTGCGGTCGACGATTGGAACGAGTTCTGA
- a CDS encoding carbohydrate porin, with product MKYLAFAAAGAALLTSPALAEEVESSTNWLQIEGLYKADAMANVRGGVDRGIRLLGNGEIMAEADLARFGWRGARAKIHFLSVHGEVPNDLAGTMQGVDNIEVENNRSKLYQAWIEQSFAGERAALLIGMVDLNSEFYQNDAAGLLIAPAFGIGSELAATGPNGPSIFPSTALAARLRITDGKGAYANVALFNAKAGVLGDDGGVDFKMRDGALAIAEAGIAGNGKLAAGYWRYTKHQGDIRSVDADGAAEGRITQGAYLLAETPSLGGGADGRDIRGFARIGLSDGDTTPYRGGWQAGLLVENAGGTGSQLSLGVNQARLSSKFRRNAAETGQPLGRTETGVELTYSQPITPFLSVQPDVQYIFNPSANPRIKDAVLVGLRFTVTIPGN from the coding sequence GTGAAGTATCTGGCGTTCGCGGCCGCGGGAGCGGCCCTGTTGACATCCCCGGCGTTGGCAGAGGAGGTGGAAAGCAGCACCAACTGGCTGCAGATAGAGGGGCTGTACAAGGCCGACGCGATGGCGAACGTGCGCGGCGGCGTCGACCGCGGCATCCGCCTGCTCGGCAATGGCGAGATCATGGCCGAGGCGGACCTCGCGCGCTTCGGCTGGCGCGGCGCCCGCGCCAAGATCCATTTCCTCAGCGTCCACGGCGAAGTGCCCAACGATCTTGCCGGCACCATGCAGGGCGTCGACAATATCGAGGTCGAGAATAACCGCTCCAAGCTCTACCAGGCCTGGATCGAGCAGAGCTTCGCCGGCGAGCGTGCGGCGCTGCTGATCGGCATGGTCGACCTCAATTCCGAATTCTATCAGAATGATGCCGCCGGGCTGTTGATCGCGCCGGCGTTCGGCATCGGATCCGAACTGGCGGCGACCGGGCCCAATGGCCCCTCGATCTTTCCATCGACGGCGCTTGCGGCGCGGCTGCGGATCACCGACGGCAAGGGCGCTTACGCCAATGTCGCTCTGTTCAACGCCAAAGCCGGCGTGCTCGGCGACGACGGCGGCGTCGACTTCAAGATGCGCGATGGCGCGCTGGCCATTGCCGAGGCGGGAATTGCGGGCAACGGCAAGCTTGCTGCCGGTTATTGGCGCTACACCAAGCACCAGGGCGACATTCGCAGCGTCGACGCAGACGGCGCGGCGGAGGGCCGGATCACGCAAGGCGCCTATCTGCTGGCCGAGACGCCGTCGCTCGGCGGCGGCGCGGACGGGCGCGATATCCGCGGCTTCGCGCGCATCGGCCTCTCGGACGGCGACACCACGCCCTATCGGGGCGGCTGGCAGGCGGGCCTGCTGGTGGAGAATGCGGGCGGCACGGGTTCCCAGCTCTCGCTCGGAGTCAATCAGGCACGACTGTCGTCCAAGTTCCGGCGCAACGCCGCCGAGACGGGCCAGCCGCTCGGCCGGACCGAGACGGGGGTGGAACTCACGTACAGCCAGCCGATCACGCCGTTTCTGTCGGTCCAGCCGGACGTTCAGTACATCTTCAATCCGTCTGCCAACCCGCGGATCAAGGACGCCGTCCTCGTCGGTCTGCGCTTCACCGTCACCATTCCAGGCAATTGA
- a CDS encoding LysM peptidoglycan-binding domain-containing protein produces MVGISATSSTSTSINSINTHASVNAGASPPQEGGRHTVARGETLSGIAQRFGTDVSTLSRLNDIRNPNLIHEGQSLKLPQGASQSYEIARGDTLGRIAAKHGVGVDALLSANPQIANPNRIYPGDTLTIPAGTGRTAVGGTNGVAAVGGTTRVENGTLSLSAQDVIDLKKTLQTEWVQTAGDAQAHGIIDTILNRTASGHWGDTVADVVNSHNQFSDINGPIARRDGRNSVDDIPESRISARVDTLVDTYLAARAGGQASSIGSHLNYANPHYSSANNLGWINALDGPVLGRGNAVHHHGTVPELDRYRPAEYAVALPGAAAATPSPTTNVQAGGRIDGNAVAAANGVEVKGASVHISRLDAAMDPAIQAVADAARRLGLPTPVITSGNDSRHMNGSLHYSDRALDFRGNNISIAQGRAFQNEVRAILGDRYDVAFETFTNRSNNHLHVEFDPN; encoded by the coding sequence ATGGTCGGCATTTCGGCTACCAGCAGCACCAGCACCAGCATCAACAGCATCAACACCCATGCGAGCGTCAATGCAGGCGCTTCGCCGCCGCAGGAAGGCGGCCGCCACACGGTGGCCCGGGGCGAAACCCTGTCCGGCATCGCCCAGCGCTTCGGCACGGACGTGTCGACGCTTTCGCGATTGAACGACATCCGCAACCCCAACCTGATCCACGAGGGCCAAAGTCTCAAGCTGCCGCAAGGGGCGTCGCAATCGTACGAGATTGCGCGCGGCGACACGCTCGGCCGGATCGCGGCGAAGCACGGCGTCGGTGTCGACGCTCTGCTGTCCGCCAATCCGCAGATTGCCAATCCGAACCGCATCTATCCCGGCGACACCCTGACGATCCCTGCCGGCACCGGGCGCACGGCAGTTGGCGGGACGAACGGAGTCGCCGCGGTCGGCGGCACCACCCGGGTGGAGAACGGGACCTTGTCGCTCTCCGCGCAGGACGTGATCGACCTCAAGAAGACGCTGCAGACGGAATGGGTGCAGACGGCCGGCGACGCCCAGGCGCACGGCATCATCGACACCATCCTCAACCGCACCGCCTCCGGTCATTGGGGCGATACGGTCGCCGATGTGGTCAACAGCCACAACCAGTTTTCCGACATCAACGGGCCGATCGCCCGCCGCGATGGCCGCAACTCGGTCGACGACATTCCGGAAAGCCGGATCAGCGCGCGCGTCGATACGCTTGTCGACACCTATCTGGCGGCGCGTGCCGGCGGGCAGGCCTCGTCGATCGGATCGCACCTCAATTACGCCAATCCGCATTATTCGAGCGCCAACAATCTCGGCTGGATCAACGCCCTCGATGGTCCGGTGCTCGGCCGCGGCAACGCCGTCCACCATCACGGCACCGTGCCCGAGCTCGATCGCTACCGTCCGGCCGAATATGCTGTCGCCCTGCCGGGCGCAGCGGCGGCGACGCCGAGCCCCACCACCAATGTCCAGGCCGGCGGGCGGATCGACGGCAATGCCGTCGCCGCGGCCAACGGAGTCGAGGTCAAGGGGGCGAGCGTGCACATCAGTCGGCTCGATGCAGCGATGGATCCGGCGATCCAGGCAGTGGCCGACGCGGCACGCCGGCTGGGCCTGCCGACGCCGGTGATCACCTCGGGCAACGACAGCCGCCACATGAACGGATCGCTCCATTATTCGGATCGCGCGCTGGATTTCCGAGGCAACAATATCAGCATTGCCCAGGGCCGCGCCTTCCAGAACGAGGTTCGCGCCATCCTCGGCGACCGCTACGATGTCGCGTTCGAAACCTTCACCAATCGCAGCAACAATCACCTTCATGTAGAGTTCGACCCGAATTGA